The genomic segment TATAGTGTGCAGGTTATGGTCGAGAACTGCTTTTTACCAATCTGGTGGAGCTTATGGCTTTAGAGATCAGCTTCAGGATGTTATGTCACTAGGCATGATTGAGCCAAGTATGACTAAAAAACAGATTCTATACAGTGCTTCAAGGCAATTTGTTGAAGGTGATGTGCAACATTGGTGGCATCCGGTTGTAGATAGTGGTATAAGAACAAGGTTCTCCGATGACTTATTATGGCTACCTTATGTCACTATGGATTATATAAAAAACACAGGGGATTTTTCTATTCTTGATCAGCAAGCTCAGTATTTAATGGATACGCCACTAACAGACGGTGAAGATGAAAGATATAATATTTCTGGAAGGGCAGATTTTACAGGTAGTATATATGAACATTGCATAAAAGCTATAGATAAAAGCCTTAAATTCGGTCCTCATAACATTCCACTAATGGGTAGTGGAGATTGGAATGATGGAATGAGTACCGTTGGGAATAAGGGCAAAGGTGAAAGCGTATGGCTTGGTTGGTTCTTATATGATATACTAGGAGATTTCTTTGAAGCTTGCACATATAAAAACGATGATGAAAGAATAAAGAAATACAAGGAGATGCAAGAATATATAAGGATAAATCTAGAGGAAAACGCATGGGATGGTAATTGGTATAGGAGAGCATATTTTGATGACGGCACGCCACTAGGATCATCTCAAAATGAGGAGTGTAAGATAGATTCCCTATCTCAATCATGGGCAGTTATATCAGGAGCTGCAGATAAAGAAAGGGCAGAGGAGGCTATGAAGTCATTAGAGCATTATTTAATAAAAGAAGATAATGGAATGATTTTGCTTTTAACTCCTCCTTTTAATAAATCTACTTTGGAGCCAGGTTATATAAAAGGCTATGTGCCGGGAGTTAGAGAGAATGGTGGACAATATACACACGCTGCAACTTGGGTAATTCTTGCCTTTGCTAAACTTTACAAAGGTGACATGGCGGCAAAGCTCTATAATATGATAAACCCTATTAATCATACAAAAACACTGCCTCAGTGTGAAAGATATAAAACTGAGCCTTACGTAATGACTGCTGATGTTTATGGAAAAGAACCTCATGTAGGACGCGGAGGGTGGAGTTGGTATACTGGAACCTCAGGGTGGATGTATAGAACGGGAATAGAGGCGATTTTAGGGTTTAAACTAAAGGAGGGAAAAGGGTTTACCATTGAACCTTGTGTGCCAGAGGAATGGCCACAGTATGAGATTATATATAAAAAAGATAAATTCGAATATGTGATTGAGGTTAAGCGCCAGGGAAACAAAGGAATTTGGCTTGATGGTAATTTATGCGAAGATGGATTGGTTCCATTTATTGATGGAGTGCATAAAGTTGAAGTTATAATATAAAAAAACAGGTGACTTCTAATAAGAAGTCATCTGTTTTTATAGCTTTAAAACAAGTTAGTCTTCTGTATCTGGAATTTCTTGGCCACCATTATAGGTATAGTCAAATTCAACATTGGATATATTCATAGAAACTATAGGATCAGTTACTGGGTTTGGTAGCATAGTAGAATCATTTTCAGAGTAAGATCTTATCTCCTTCTCTTCTAATTCATAAAAATCTCTATCGTAGGGTGCATATACTTTTGTTTGCTTCTTAAGGTCCTTAGTCATGTTCATACCTCCTTTTATATTATATTGTATTATATAGTATTCCACGAAAGAGAGAAAAAAATGAAGGTAATATTAGTTAAATCATCTCCTGCGGAGCTGCAACAGCTTCACAGAAGATGCATAGCTTCTAAGAAGATAAATTGACGACTTCAGAAGGCGAATTATACTCCCACTTATAGAAATGGGATACTTTTCTTCTGAAATGTCGTTAAATTATATTGGTGCATATAATGAATTAAATTAGCATAAAATACATATGTAAATAAAATTCAAAAAAAAGAGGTAATTTTCAAACAAATGTAGAATAATATATATCTAATTACTATCAATAGATAACGGTTATAAATTGAAAAAATATAATAAGTATTTTATAGATTTTCAAATTTAAAGGAGGAATAAAAATGACTGAATTAAGACAAATTTACAAATGCGATGTATGTGGAAATATAGTTGAAGTTGTTCATAACGCTGGCGGAACTTTAGTATGTTGTGGAAAACCAATGACACTTAAAGTAGAAAATACTCAGGATGCAGCAGCTGAAAAACATGTTCCCGTAATTGAAAAAATAGAAGGTGGAATTAGGGTTAAGGTTGGAGCAGTTGAGCACCCAATGCTTGAAGAACATCATATTGAATTTATTGAAGTACACACAGAAAATAAGGTGTACAGAAAATACTTAAAACTAGGTGATAAACCAGAAGCAGAATTTAAGTTAGAAGAAAAAGTGGTATTCGTAAGAGAATACTGTAATTTACACGGACTTTGGAAAGCATAAAATTTAAAATTATTATTGACAATTTAAGTGAATAGGCATAATATAATTTAAATAACTTATAATGTTATAGTCTTTGATGAGAAGTAAGTAAATTTAAAAACAGATTCACAGAGAGTCGTTGATGGTGGAATTACGATAACTATGTTTAAATTGAATGGATCTCTAAGACTCGGGATGAAATGCAGTAGTCCTTGACGTAAGCCTTACGTTATAAAGGTAGGATATACAAGTGTATCTGTTTAAGTAGAAGCTTTAATGTAGCTTGTAAGTGTTAGGTGGTACCGTGTATATACGCCCTATGGATTTATCCATAGGGCTTTTTTTGTATTTAGCACATTTAGAATAATGAAAAAATAAGATATTGATTAGAAAGCATATGAACAAGAATTAGCATTCGGATCAATATATGATTTTCATTTATTATTATTATTATTATTATTATTATTATTATTATTATTATTATAGGAGATGATTATTTTGGAAGAAAATAAAAAGGTGATATTTAGTGGGATTCAACCTTCGGGCGACTTAACACTAGGAAATTATTTAGGAGCTATAAAAAATTGGGTTAAATTACAAGAAGAATATGAATGCTATTTTTGTGTGGTGGATTTACACGCGATTACAGTAAAGCAAGAACCAAAGGATTTGAGAAGAAGAACCTTAGAAATGTTGGCTATTTACATAGCTTCAGGTATTGATCCTGAGAAAAATACTATGTTTATTCAATCACATGTATCCGCACATAGTGAAGCTGCTTGGCTTTTAACTTGTTCTACTTACATGGGAGAATTAAGCAGAATGACTCAATACAAAGAAAAATCTAAAAACAGTGAGAGTGTAGGAGCAGGATTATTGACATATCCGGTGCTAATGGCATCAGATATTTTATTATATCAAACTAATTTAGTGCCTGTAGGAAAAGATCAAACTCAGCATCTTGAAATTGCCAGGGATATAGCTGAAAGATTCAATAAAACCTATAGTGATACCTTTGTAATACCTGAACCATATATAGGTAAATCGGGGGCTAAGGTAATGGATCTACAAGAACCAACTAAAAAAATGTCTAAATCAGGAGAGAATGTTAATGGATTCATTTTAATAATGGACCCACCGGAAGTTATAAGAAAGAAAGTAAACAGATCAGTTACAGATAGCTTAGGGGTTGTTAAGTATAACGACGAACAATTAGGCGTTAAGAACTTAATGACTATATTAATGGCTATAACTGGTATTTCTATAGGTGAAATAGAAGAAAAATATGAAGGATTAGGTTATGCTCAATTTAAAAAAGATGTAGCAGAAGCAATAGTTGCAGAACTTGAACCTATACAGATAAAGATTAAGGAATACATAGGGAAAAAAGCTTATTTAGAAGAAATTTATAAAAAGGGTTCGGAAAAAGCTAACTATGTGGCTAATAAGACACTAAGGAAAATGCAAAAGAAAATAGGATTTATACCAAGATAAAGTATAAAATTCTCCAGGGGGACTTGTAATAAGAAACTTCATACTATAATATATAGCTCACAGCTGGTAGTACAACCTTAGTTGACAGATTTCTTGATTAAAGCTAGAATTGATAGGTAGAGAAATGAAAAGTGAAATTTAGAACCACTAGCAGTTCAGAGAGTGGTTGTAAGAATATATATATGTGCATGTAAAAAAATAAAAGGAGCGTGATGACCTTGGCGGATTACATAAAAGAGATTGAAAAAAGAAGAACATTTGCTATAATTTCCCATCCGGATGCTGGTAAAACTACACTGACGGAAAAATTATTATTATATGGGGGCGCAATAAGGCTTGCAGGTTCAGTTAAAGCTAGAAAAGCGTCTAAACATGCAGTTTCTGACTGGATGGAAATAGAGAAACAAAGAGGTATTTCTGTTACATCTTCAGTTATGCAATTTGATTATAATAATTTTTGTATAAATATACTTGATACACCAGGTCACCAAGACTTTAGTGAAGATACTTACAGAACCCTCATGGCAGCGGATAGTGCTGTAATGATTATTGATGGTGCAAAAGGGGTCGAGGAACAAACAAGAAAGCTATTTCATGTTTGTAGCATTAGAGAAATACCTATTTTTACATTTATTAATAAGATGGATAGAGAAACTAGAGATATATTTGAACTTATGGAAGAAATAGAAAATGAATTTGGAATTAGATCTTATCCAATAAATTGGCCTATAGGTTGTGGGGTAGATTTCAAAGGGGTTTATGATCGACGTACAAAGGAAATCATTGTTTTTGATGATGGAAAGCATGGCCAAATAGAAGCTAAAGAGACAAAAATAAGTATTAACGATGAAAAGGCAATCGAACTTATTGGTGAAACATTATATGAAAAGCTTATGGAAGATATGGAGCTTTTAGATGTAGCAGGGGATGAATTTGATTTGGACAAAGTTGCTAAAGGAGAACTTACTCCGGTGTTCTTTGGAAGTGCTTCAACTAATTTTGGAGTTGAGCCTTTTTTAGATAACTTTTTACAATTAACTTCAGCGCCGTTACCAAGAAATTCAAGTATAGGGAAAATTGATGTTTTTAGTAAGGGCTTTTCTGCCTTTGTATTTAAAATTCAGGCTAATATGAATAAAGCTCACCGGGATAGGATGGCGTTTATGAGAATTTGTTCTGGAGAGTTCCAAAAGGGCATGGATGTTTATCATGTACAAGGCGGTAATAAAATAAAATTAGCACAACCTCAACAATTTTTAGCACAAGAGAGAGAAATAGTGGACACGGCTTATGCAGGAGATATTATTGGAGTTTTTGATCCAGGTATATTTAGCATAGGAGACACCATATGTTCTTCTTCAAATAAATTTGAGTTCGAAGGAATACCAACTTTTGCGCCAGAACATTTTGCAAGGGTGAGAACTGTTGATACCATGAAGAGAAAGCAATTTATAAAGGGCGTTACACAAATAGCTCAAGAAGGCGCAATCCAAGTATTTAAGGAACTTCATATAGGGATTGAACAAATCATAGTTGGGGTTGTAGGAGTACTTCAGTTTGAAGTATTAGAGTTCAGACTTAAAAATGAATATAATGTAGATATTAAGATAGAAAGGTTAGCATTTAAACATATAAGATGGATTGAAAAGTGTAATATAGATATAGATAAAGAAAAACTCAACTTGACTAGTGATGCTAGGATAGTTAAAGACCTTAAGGACAGAAACCTATTAGTATTCCAAAATGAGTGGGGTATTAGCTGGGCGACAGAGCATAATAAAGGCTTGATTTTATCAGACATTGGTAAAGATAAGGACTAAATAAAAAATAAAAGAAAAATCTCTTGAATTAATTTCAAGAGATTTTTTCACGTTTAGAAGGTTTTTACATGTTTCTTTTTCTGCTAGATAGAACATCAATTACAAATACAATCGCAGCAACTACTAGCAGGATATTAATTAAACTTCCACCTATGCTGAAAAGAACTCCCATTAACCAAAATAACACTACAAATCCACCTAACCAACGTAAAAAGGTCATATTTCCACCTCCACTTATTAAAATTACAATTTAATATAAGATTAAAAACCCATAAGAGTGGCGTTATCTACTAAAGTAGCGTTATCTACTAAAGTAGAGTTATCTACTAAAGTAGAGTTATCTACTAAAGTGGCTTATATATAGTATTTATTATTTTAGCAAAGTATATGCAATATATTTGTGGAAAAGTGTATGCATACATTTGAAAAGATGATAAATGTTGTATATAATGATGTTAGAAAGACGCTTAAGGATATATTAAAGATTTAATTTTAGGGGGGATAAACATGGAAAATAGAATATCACCAATTAAAACTATTGACATAGTACAAATTAGTCTAATGGCGGCGATTACGTTTATAGCTGCTTCGGTTATACATATACCTACTTTTATGGGTGTACTTCATTTAGGAGATAGTATGATTTTTTTATCAGCTATATTATTTGGAAGAAAAAAAGCAGCAATATCCTCTGCTGTTGGTATGTGTTTATTTGATTTATTAAATGGATATACCATGTGGGCACCATTTACACTCATTATTAAAGGTACAATGGGGTATATTGCTGGAACAATTGCCTATAGAAAAAATTATAATGGAAATAAATTTTCAAATAATATCTTTGCTTTTGTTGTAGCAGGGATTTGGATGATTGCGATGTATTATTTAGGGGGAGCTATTATACTAACATTTATTTCTAAGGAATTTGCACTTAAACAAGCCTTAATTATTTCTTTAAAGGACATACCTACTAATGTTTTTCAAGTAGTAGGAGGTATTGCTTTAGCATTACCTTTAATAACAGCTTTAAAAAGCAAAATTAGTAGATAATATAAGATATTTTATGCGCAAAAAAAAGTATATATTACGTATAATGTATTGAAGCAAGCTTTAGAACTTCCTATTTTAGTTTTAATTAAAATGCGTTAAGAAAAACATATGCTTGAGCGCTAGCGAATTTATATCTTGCGATAGCGAGTTTATGTTTTGCAGCAGATTAATTAAAAATAAAATTAGTAGTACTTAGCGAAGTGAATGCATTAATAGTAATATATACTTTTTTTAGTTTCTAGCGCTTTTTTTACTTTTAAAGTAAAATACAGTGAAAATTATTGTTGGTATTAACATAAAGCCTATTACAGAAAAATAGACGTAAAGATTTAAAAATTTATATAATAATACTACTTTAGCGGAAATGAAATAGGAGATTATGAATACAAATAAAGTAATAATGTATATCCAATATTTATTAGAGAAGGAAAGCTTTTTTAATAAAATCATGATAGCGGTTAGCTCTAATACATATTTTATAAACCAGCCGCCTACCATTTGAAGCATTACATAAAACTCCCCTCCTTCTATAAACCCGAAATAATCAACTAACTGAGTTTGTATGAGTTTAGGATAGTTAATCTCCAAGGCTCTAACTACGCCAAAGGTACTTAAAACGCCTATGTTTGCGAAAATCTCCATTTGTATTACTATTAATATTGCAATAACGCAATGTTTTGTGATTTTTGACTTATTAGTTACCCTAGACAAAAATGGGATACAAACAGCTATACTACCGTAACATCCAAGGGCCTTTATTATAGATAAAATAAAAGAGGGAGTGACGCCATCCGCCATTATAGGAAGTAGGTGACTAAACTTTTTATATTTAGCTGTAAGAATTGCTAGGTTTATCCCGGCTATCATAGTAAGACAAATAACTAAAATAGTAACTATAGTTATCGCTCTAGTACCCTTCTTTGTAATATAAACGGCGGGTATTATTATAAACAAGAGAAAAAACCAAGGAGGAGTATCTGAAAGCAGATTTAGATGCAAGGCATTTGATTCTACAGAGCAACTCTCTATTAAGCTGACAATTAAAGTTATGATAAATAAAATTAAAAAGATGTCTCCCATGGTTTTACCTAAGGCTTTATGGTATATTTTGTCCATATCATAGCAATTGCATTTTTTACAAACAAAAATCAAATAAATAAAATAAAATAATAAAATAATAGAAGCAATAGTGACGGAAATCCAGGAATCTCTACCTCCATTTATAATGAATACATTGGGGTAAGTTTTCATTGCTACAATGCAGGTTCCCCAAATTATGAACATTAAATGTTTTGTATTTAGCTTATCCATTTTTTTTCTTGTCTCCTCCTTGTTTTGATTCTAAATTGCATTGTAATAAAATTTGCAATATAGTTGTATTATTTCCCAATTTGAGAATATTAAACTTAAATATTACAAATAATAAGTTGGGTGATTAAAATGGAAAAAATAAATATAGATTATATTAAAGAAAAATTAAAAAATAGCTACGATATCAAATATAGAGAGATAGAGACTGATATGGGAATAATATTCGGCGTATTTATTGATGATTTATGTGATTCTAAATTTATTAGTGAATATATATTTAACCCTCTAATACAACATAAAATTACAACTGTAGATTTAGAGTATATAAAAAAAGAAGTATTACCAGCTAATAGCATTGGAGATATTAATAGTAATAAGGAGGCTATAGATCACATTTTATCTGGAGACTTGGTGCTTATATTTTCTTTTGCAAATAAATCAATTTATTGTGAGGCCAAGGGATATGTGAGGCGGAGTGTGGGAGAGCCTTCTACAGAAAATGTAATTAAAGGACCAAGGGAAGGATTCACGGAGGCTTTTGTAGATAATGTATCAATGATTAGGCGTAAAATAAAAAATTCGGATTTGAAATTTGAACCGATAATTTTAGGGAGTAAATCTAATACGGTAGCCGTAATATGCTACATAGAAGGTGTGGCCCCGAAGAAACTTGTTGATTATATAAGGAAAAAGGTGACCAATATAAAATTAGAGTTTATCTTAGACACAAATTACATTGAGGAAGAATTAAAAAATAAGAACACAGCTTTTGACACAATAGGCACTACCGAAAAACCAGATGTGGCAGCGTCAAAGCTTTTAGAAGGGAAAGTGGCAATAATCGTAGATGGAACACCCTTTGTAATTACTGCACCGTATTTTTTTGTGGATAATTTTCAAACACCAGATGATTATTATTCTAATAGGTATTTTACTAATATATCAAGACTTATAAGGGTGTTTAGTTTTTTCTCAGCTACCTTATTGTCAGGGGTATATTTGGCGATTACTACTTTTCACTTTTCGCTTATTCCAGAGGTGATTGCTGTAAAACTCTCAGTCGCTAGAGCAGGAGTACCTCTGCCTACGGTTATAGAACTACTACTAATGACTTTTTTCTTTGAATTACTTAGAGAGGCAGGAATAAGATTGCCACAACTCATAGGCCAGGCAATGAGCATTGTTGGAGCTTTAATTTTAGGCGATGCTGCAGTGGGAGCAGGTTTAGCATCACAAAGCACTGTAGTAATTGTGGCACTTTCATCTATTTCTTCTTTTTTAGTGCCAAAGCTTTA from the Clostridium sp. CM027 genome contains:
- a CDS encoding desulfoferrodoxin encodes the protein MTELRQIYKCDVCGNIVEVVHNAGGTLVCCGKPMTLKVENTQDAAAEKHVPVIEKIEGGIRVKVGAVEHPMLEEHHIEFIEVHTENKVYRKYLKLGDKPEAEFKLEEKVVFVREYCNLHGLWKA
- the trpS gene encoding tryptophan--tRNA ligase; amino-acid sequence: MEENKKVIFSGIQPSGDLTLGNYLGAIKNWVKLQEEYECYFCVVDLHAITVKQEPKDLRRRTLEMLAIYIASGIDPEKNTMFIQSHVSAHSEAAWLLTCSTYMGELSRMTQYKEKSKNSESVGAGLLTYPVLMASDILLYQTNLVPVGKDQTQHLEIARDIAERFNKTYSDTFVIPEPYIGKSGAKVMDLQEPTKKMSKSGENVNGFILIMDPPEVIRKKVNRSVTDSLGVVKYNDEQLGVKNLMTILMAITGISIGEIEEKYEGLGYAQFKKDVAEAIVAELEPIQIKIKEYIGKKAYLEEIYKKGSEKANYVANKTLRKMQKKIGFIPR
- a CDS encoding peptide chain release factor 3, with product MADYIKEIEKRRTFAIISHPDAGKTTLTEKLLLYGGAIRLAGSVKARKASKHAVSDWMEIEKQRGISVTSSVMQFDYNNFCINILDTPGHQDFSEDTYRTLMAADSAVMIIDGAKGVEEQTRKLFHVCSIREIPIFTFINKMDRETRDIFELMEEIENEFGIRSYPINWPIGCGVDFKGVYDRRTKEIIVFDDGKHGQIEAKETKISINDEKAIELIGETLYEKLMEDMELLDVAGDEFDLDKVAKGELTPVFFGSASTNFGVEPFLDNFLQLTSAPLPRNSSIGKIDVFSKGFSAFVFKIQANMNKAHRDRMAFMRICSGEFQKGMDVYHVQGGNKIKLAQPQQFLAQEREIVDTAYAGDIIGVFDPGIFSIGDTICSSSNKFEFEGIPTFAPEHFARVRTVDTMKRKQFIKGVTQIAQEGAIQVFKELHIGIEQIIVGVVGVLQFEVLEFRLKNEYNVDIKIERLAFKHIRWIEKCNIDIDKEKLNLTSDARIVKDLKDRNLLVFQNEWGISWATEHNKGLILSDIGKDKD
- a CDS encoding DUF5670 family protein, with protein sequence MTFLRWLGGFVVLFWLMGVLFSIGGSLINILLVVAAIVFVIDVLSSRKRNM
- a CDS encoding ECF transporter S component, which translates into the protein MENRISPIKTIDIVQISLMAAITFIAASVIHIPTFMGVLHLGDSMIFLSAILFGRKKAAISSAVGMCLFDLLNGYTMWAPFTLIIKGTMGYIAGTIAYRKNYNGNKFSNNIFAFVVAGIWMIAMYYLGGAIILTFISKEFALKQALIISLKDIPTNVFQVVGGIALALPLITALKSKISR
- a CDS encoding endospore germination permease, encoding MDKLNTKHLMFIIWGTCIVAMKTYPNVFIINGGRDSWISVTIASIILLFYFIYLIFVCKKCNCYDMDKIYHKALGKTMGDIFLILFIITLIVSLIESCSVESNALHLNLLSDTPPWFFLLFIIIPAVYITKKGTRAITIVTILVICLTMIAGINLAILTAKYKKFSHLLPIMADGVTPSFILSIIKALGCYGSIAVCIPFLSRVTNKSKITKHCVIAILIVIQMEIFANIGVLSTFGVVRALEINYPKLIQTQLVDYFGFIEGGEFYVMLQMVGGWFIKYVLELTAIMILLKKLSFSNKYWIYIITLFVFIISYFISAKVVLLYKFLNLYVYFSVIGFMLIPTIIFTVFYFKSKKSARN
- a CDS encoding spore germination protein, which produces MEKINIDYIKEKLKNSYDIKYREIETDMGIIFGVFIDDLCDSKFISEYIFNPLIQHKITTVDLEYIKKEVLPANSIGDINSNKEAIDHILSGDLVLIFSFANKSIYCEAKGYVRRSVGEPSTENVIKGPREGFTEAFVDNVSMIRRKIKNSDLKFEPIILGSKSNTVAVICYIEGVAPKKLVDYIRKKVTNIKLEFILDTNYIEEELKNKNTAFDTIGTTEKPDVAASKLLEGKVAIIVDGTPFVITAPYFFVDNFQTPDDYYSNRYFTNISRLIRVFSFFSATLLSGVYLAITTFHFSLIPEVIAVKLSVARAGVPLPTVIELLLMTFFFELLREAGIRLPQLIGQAMSIVGALILGDAAVGAGLASQSTVVIVALSSISSFLVPKLYGALSIWNIIIIVFSSVLGLPGFYIGFFIFISHMAGLESCGYPYLFPLGTLESFKFKDILYRKDLSKISNSIFDRDDYNE